One Punica granatum isolate Tunisia-2019 chromosome 3, ASM765513v2, whole genome shotgun sequence genomic window carries:
- the LOC116201177 gene encoding uncharacterized protein LOC116201177 — MLERVLSMRRAAPHTGDSDADAADESKTRKQNHVSILTARFVNHATKFNHFCPSWPWLLLLLVLFFLIPSLVQPFRSLICVANPYGAVSRAHFFGFDGLESDFGSLGVPWCRSKHGKTVEWTSKDLLKGLEEFVPIYETRPIKNNMYGMGFDHSFGLWFVARWLQPDLMIESGAFKGHSTWVLRQAMPDTPIISLTPRHPEKYLKKGPAYVDANCTYFAGKDFIDFGSVDWTTVMKKHKVTDLSRVLIFFDDHQNELKRIKQALKAGFRHLVFEDNYDTGTGDHYSLRQICDQFYISGGGHSCFRDSDEARIRSRRKKFWEKAVDTDELCSPGDAWWGVRGYARDNFNHTNQPISLTEHFENSRFVESILDVYWELPPVAGPSLTHQSRYDPARTVTPIVEDGRYGLFQRLGLGRLDNSVFNGYTQMVYLQISEH, encoded by the exons ATGCTGGAGCGAGTCCTCTCGATGCGCAGGGCGGCGCCACACACCGGCGACTCCGACGCCGACGCGGCCGACGAGTCCAAGACCAGGAAGCAGAACCACGTCTCCATCCTTACCGCCAGATTCGTTAACCACGCCACCAAGTTCAACCACTTCTGCCCCTCCTGGCCGtggctcctcctcctccttgtcCTCTTCTTCCTGATCCCTTCCCTCGTCCAACCCTTTCGCAGCCTCATCTGCGTCGCCAACCCCTACGGCGCCGTCTCCCGCGCCCACTTCTTCGGCTTCGATGGCCTCGAATCTGACTTCGGCTCCCTCGGCGTTCCTTGGT GCAGATCGAAACATGGAAAAACGGTGGAGTGGACGTCAAAGGATTTGCTGAAAGGATTGGAAGAGTTTGTACCCATATATGAAACACGACCAATCAAGAACAACATGTATGGAATGGGTTTTGACCACAGTTTTGGTCTCTGGTTTGTCGCTCGGTGGCTACAGCCAGACCTCATGATCGAAAGCGGTGCTTTTAAGGGCCATTCCACATGGGTTCTGAGGCAAGCTATGCCCGATACACCTATTATATCACTTACACCCCGGCATCCTGAGAAGTACTTGAAGAAAGGTCCTGCTTATGTTGATGCCAATTGCACATACTTTGCTGGGAAGGATTTCATTGATTTTGGAAGCGTTGACTGGACAACAGTGATGAAGAAGCATAAGGTTACAGACCTTAGTCGAGTTCTTATCTTTTTCGATGATCATCAGAATGAGCTAAAAAG AATTAAGCAGGCCCTGAAAGCTGGGTTCAGGCATCTTGTTTTCGAGGATAACTATGACACTGGAACCGGAGATCATTATTCCTTGAGGCAGATCTGTGACCAATTTTACATCAGTG GGGGCGGCCATAGCTGCTTTAGAGACAGTGATGAGGCCCGGATCAGATCGAGAAGAAAGAAATTCTGGGAGAAGGCAGTTGATACAGATGAGCTGTGCAGCCCAGGTGATGCATGGTGGGGTGTTAGAGGTTATGCACGAGACAACTTCAACCACACCAATCAGCCCATCTCTTTGACCGAGCACTTTGAGAACAGCAGGTTCGTGGAATCGATCCTCGATGTGTACTGGGAGCTTCCACCGGTGGCAGGACCATCCCTCACTCATCAGTCACGATATGATCCTGCTCGTACAGTTACTCCTATTGTGGAAGATGGCCGGTATGGCTTGTTTCAGAGGCTTGGGTTAGGCAGGCTGGATAATTCGGTGTTTAATGGCTATACGCAGATGGTTTATCTTCAAATATCAGAACATTAG